Proteins encoded in a region of the Thunnus thynnus chromosome 8, fThuThy2.1, whole genome shotgun sequence genome:
- the tubgcp5 gene encoding gamma-tubulin complex component 5: protein MAHWSTFEKETEREIKKLISCISGIEDEEDQNFQLALKFAWSNFRFHRYLDVDSHKVQRSINGIYEKLMVHSDLSKAESWRRLTNEFLNSPLPNTDGTKTDVHHGILSLLLSLSESPSNTNFTERPRVKEAEQEDNFDWAKYLMEGEDIDLGPYPDTPEWSEEESEDEDSQQPISREDSGIQLDRTPQEDQDNPNKTVAVTWTVGEPDARAWLEQHVVTPYWVAHAPRFPHSLHLHSNLLNVWDQHLYNNDPLYLPEEKAFVTETQVIRETLWLLSGVKKHFIFQHHDGKVSVRNNVVVTHLTSNCLRSVLEHIAVYGQAVFRLQKFIDEVTGYSSEPCPPGSSSSYSSKKGSEPPFRTYQAFVWALNKYFTSFKEELTTIEREIICNDETVTLSAVLERLSPHLAQIKVLHKVFCTGVAEVPPETPNVVRASHLLNTLYKAIIEYDSVGEASEQAVALLFSLWTETVRPYLEIVDEWIVHGHLFDPAKEFIIQRNKDVPVNHRDFWYATYTLYSVSETVENEEKLSDAASGSSGGDQGNKQLTMVSFLKPVLKQIIMAGKSMQLLKNLDCKEVEQSERSSRDAERKSLYALFLESVQSRLCSQEESPTDTVTEELATKRSLIKMQSIIAQHLAIDHVHDPLLAINFARLYLEQSDFHERFSGGDFIVDRSSQSVTCQTFELTLRSCLYPHIERRYIECCGNLMKTLKKDYKLLEYLQAMRNYFLLEAGDTMYDFYTAIFDKVQEKESWQQLSFLNVQLQEAVGQRYPEDSSRLSIFLETIDPARKKHPVNNLEVLTLSYKVPWPVDIVISSECQKIYNQVFLLLLQIKWAKYSLDTLRFNEFTNITKKLEGALAEEVKVKEPINQQIHRMCLLRVKLMHFVNSLHNYIMTRILHSTGLEFQHQVQEAKDLDQLIKIHYRYLATIHDRCLLREKVSFVKEAIMKVLNLVLIFSERWQAGFGAWKIESIDKMESDFKNCHMFLVTILNKAVCRGSFPHLESLALSLMAGFEQC, encoded by the exons ATGGCACACTGGAGCACCTTcgaaaaggagacagagagagaaatcaagAAGTTGATCAGTTGTATCAGCGGGATTGAGGATGAGGAGGACCAGAATTTTCAGCTGGCATTGAAATTCGCCTGGTCAAATTTTAG GTTTCATCGTTACCTGGACGTGGACAGCCATAAAGTCCAACGCAGTATAAATgg aaTCTATGAAAAGCTCATGGTCCACTCAGACTTGAGTAAAGCAGAAAGCTGGAGGAGGCTCACTAATGAGTTCCTGAACTCACCTTTACCTAATACAGATGGAACAAAG actGATGTGCACCATGGCATACTGTCACTGCTCCTCTCCTTGTCGGAGTCCCCCTCCAACACAAACTTCACTGAGAGACCCAGGGTGAAGGAGGCTG AACAAGAGGACAACTTTGACTGGGCTAAATATCTGATGGAGGGTGAGGACATAGACCTTGGACCATATCCAGATACCCCT gAATGGTCTGAGGAGGAGAGTGAGGATGAGGACAGccagcagccaatcagcagggAGGATTCTGGGATCCAGTTGGACAGAACACCCCAGGAAGACCAGGACAACCCTAACAAGACAGTTGCAGTCACATGGACGG TGGGTGAGCCTGATGCCCGGGCCTGGCTCGAACAGCATGTAGTGACACCATACTGGGTGGCTCACGCTCCTCGCTTTCCTCACAGCTTGCATTTACACTCCAACTTGCTCAATGTGTG GGATCAACACTTGTACAACAATGATCCATTGTATCTACCAGAAGAAAAAGCCTTTGTCACAGAGACCCAAGTAATACGGGAGACACTGTG GCTTCTGTCTGGGGTtaagaaacattttatattcCAACATCACGATGGAAAAGTGTCAGTAAGGAATAACGTGGTCGTAACTCATCTGACCAGT AACTGTCTGCGCTCTGTGCTGGAGCATATCGCCGTGTACGGCCAGGCGGTGTTCAGGTTGCAGAAGTTCATAGATGAGGTGACGGGGTATAGTTCAGAGCCTTGCCCACCCGGCTCCAGTTCCTCCTACAGCTCCAAGAAGGGCTCCGAGCCTCCCTTCAGGACCTATCAGGCCTTTGTCTGGGCGCTCAACAAGTACTTTACCAGCTTTAAAGAGGAGCTGACCACAATTGAGAGAGAGATCATATGCAATG atgagACGGTGACTCTGTCTGCAGTTCTGGAGCGGCTCAGCCCTCACCTAGCACAGATCAAAGTGCTGCACAAAGTCTTTTGCACCGGGGTCGCTGAAGTCCCCCCCGAGACTCCGAATGTCGTGCGGGCTTCGCACTTGCTCAACACCCTGTACAAGGCAATCATTGAATATGACAGTGTCGGGGAAGCTTCAGAGCAAGCT GtggctttattgttttcactaTGGACAGAGACAGTCAGACCATATCTGGAGATTGTGGATGAATGGATTGTTCACGGCCACCTGTTTGATCCTGCCAAAGAGTTCATCATCCAGAG GAACAAAGATGTCCCAGTGAACCACAGGGACTTCTGGTACGCCACCTACACACTGTACAGCGTGTCTGAGACGGTGGAGAACGAGGAGAAGCTGAGCGATGCAGCCAGCGGCAGTTCTGGAGGCGATCAGGGCAACAAGCAGCTCACCATGGTGTCCTTCCTCAAGCCTGTCCTCAAGCAGATCATTATGGCTGGGAAGTCCATGCAGCTGCTCAAAAATCTGGACTGTAAGGAGGTTGAGCAGTCAGAGAGATCCTCCAGAG atgcagagaggaagagtttATACGCACTGTTTCTGGAGTCAGTGCAGTCACGCCTCTGCAGCCAAGAGGAATCTCCGACAGACACAGTGACAGAAGAACTGGCCACTAAGAGGAGCCTTATAAAGATGCAGTCCATCATTGCACAGCATCTGGCGATCGATCATGTCCATGATCCATTGCTGGCCATCAACTTTGCCAG ACTCTACTTGGAGCAGAGTGACTTCCATGAGCGCTTCTCCGGAGGTGATTTCATCGTGGACCGCTCCTCTCAGTCTGTCACCTGCCAGACGTTTGAGCTCACGCTGCGCTCCTGCCTCTACCCGCACATCGAAAGACGGTATATCGAGTGTTGTGGGAACCTAATGAAGACTCTGAAGAAAGACTACAA GCTGCTGGAGTACCTCCAAGCTATGAGGAACTATTTCCTGCTGGAAGCAGGAGACACCATGTACGACTTTTACACCGCCATCTTTGACAAGGTGCAGGAGAAGGAGAGCTGGCAGCAGCTGTCTTTTCTCAACGTTCAGCTGCAGGAGGCAGTTGGACAGCGCTACcctgaggacagcagcag ATTGTCAATATTCTTGGAGACCATCGACCCTGCAAGGAAAAAACACCCTGTAAATAATCTAGAAGTGCTTACCCTCAGTTACAAG GTTCCCTGGCCTGTTGACATTGTGATCAGCTCAGAGTGTCAGAAGATCTACAATCAAGTgtttctcctcctgctgcagATCAAATGGGCCAAAtacagtttggacacacttcgATTCAATG AGTTCACAAACATCACTAAGAAACTGGAGGGAGCTTTGGCTGAGGAAGTAAAAGTCAAAGAGCCTATAAATCAACAGATTCATCGGATGTGTCTGTTGCGGGTCAAACTGATGCACTTTGTCAACAGCCTTCACAACTACATCATGACCAGG ATTCTGCACAGCACGGGACTAGAGTTTCAGCACCAAGTACAGGAAGCAAAGGACCTGGACCAGCTGATCAAGATCCATTACAGATATTTAGCAACCATTCATGACCGCTGTTTACTGAGGGAGAAG GTCAGTTTTGTGAAGGAGGCAATAATGAAGGTTCTCAATCTAGTCCTCATCTTCTCTGAACGATGGCAAGCTGGATTTGGAGCCTGGAA GATTGAGTCCATTGATAAAATGGAGTCAGATTTCAAAAACTGTCACATGTTCCTTGTGACGATACTCAATAAGGCTGTATGTCGTGGCTCCTTTCCTCATC TGGAGTCCCTCGCGCTCTCTCTGATGGCAGGGTTCGAGCAGTGCTGA
- the chst7 gene encoding carbohydrate sulfotransferase 7 yields the protein MKRRLHKKYLILILAYSGLLLLIPYVLDYRDKSVQHSKHGLPQQQPRCPDLENTVALLWDNGYKLNGSDAAEYAVNRSQSRIHIYLHATWRTGSSFLGELFNQHPDVFYLYEPMWHIWQALYPGDAASLQGAVRDMMNALYRCDFSVLKLYAGSQNITTSFIFGWKMNKVICSEPLCDAHKRHEIGLVKEDQCAKCQKRDIRELERECKKYKVVVIKGVRVLDLSTLVPLMKDPAINLQIIQLFRDPRAVHNSRLKSKQALVKESIQVLRSKKQNDKYKRLLVPNNRVNRAESYVSSAMELICDNWLSDMMLVVNSPPWVKRNYLRIRYEDLVLHPMEELQRLFRFSNLSSSPALERFALNMTHGQGYSSDKPFLISSRDAKEAIYAWRERLNVEQINQVEAYCSEVMRQLGYQKNSMDKTT from the coding sequence ATGAAGAGGCGGCTACATAAGAAATACCTAATCTTGATTCTGGCATATTCAGGTTTACTTCTGCTAATCCCCTATGTGTTAGATTACCGGGACAAATCCGTCCAACACTCGAAACACGGACTGCCGCAACAACAGCCCAGATGCCCAGATTTGGAGAACACGGTGGCGCTGCTGTGGGATAACGGTTACAAACTCAACGGTAGCGACGCGGCGGAGTACGCCGTCAACCGGAGCCAGTCTCGGATACACATCTACCTGCACGCCACCTGGAGGACGGGTTCGTCATTTTTGGGGGAGCTGTTCAACCAGCACCCCGATGTTTTCTACCTGTACGAGCCAATGTGGCATATATGGCAGGCTCTGTACCCAGGGGATGCAGCCAGTCTGCAGGGTGCAGTGCGGGACATGATGAACGCCTTGTACCGCTGCGATTTCTCCGTCCTCAAACTTTACGCAGGCTCGCAAAACATCACTACGTCGTTCATCTTCGGTTGGAAAATGAACAAGGTGATATGCTCGGAGCCGCTGTGTGATGCACACAAGCGGCACGAGATAGGGCTGGTGAAAGAGGACCAGTGCGCGAAATGCCAAAAGAGGGACATTAGGGAGCTGGAGAGGGAGTGTAAAAAGTACAAGGTGGTGGTGATCAAAGGAGTCCGTGTTTTGGACCTAAGCACGCTGGTTCCTTTGATGAAAGACCCGGCGATAAACCTCCAGATCATTCAGCTCTTCAGAGACCCAAGGGCCGTGCACAACTCGCGGCTGAAGTCCAAGCAGGCCCTGGTGAAGGAGAGCATCCAGGTGCTGAGGAGCAAGAAGCAGAACGACAAGTATAAGCGTCTGCTGGTGCCGAACAACAGGGTGAACCGGGCTGAGAGCTACGTCTCCAGCGCCATGGAGCTCATCTGTGACAATTGGCTCAGTGACATGATGCTGGTGGTGAACTCCCCTCCCTGGGTGAAAAGGAACTATCTCCGCATCCGCTACGAGGACCTGGTCCTGCACCCCATGGAGGAGCTCCAGAGGTTGTTCCGCTTCTCCAACCTCTCCAGCTCTCCTGCTTTGGAGAGGTTTGCTCTGAACATGACGCACGGCCAGGGCTATTCCTCAGACAAACCGTTCTTGATATCGTCTAGGGATGCTAAAGAGGCCATATATGCTTGGAGGGAGCGACTCAATGTTGAGCAGATAAATCAGGTGGAGGCCTACTGCAGCGAGGTCATGAGACAGCTGGGGTATCAGAAGAACAGCATGGACAAAACCACATGA